The following nucleotide sequence is from Dunckerocampus dactyliophorus isolate RoL2022-P2 chromosome 7, RoL_Ddac_1.1, whole genome shotgun sequence.
ATTGGTTCTAGACCAAACTGTGATGAGTCCatttccactaagtaggattccttatttataaatatttataatattatattatatgatattattattatattattatgtttataaTAGTTTAGTAGTTAgcgcataggaaacctgtttacaaccttctaaatacggcttttgacattattagagccctccagacatgaaataacacccctgtagtcatctttattcatgtatttaataTGATTTCATAAGGTGCTATCTGTCGCATATCCCGTACTTATTGGCTTATCGACAATGTTTTTtcaatcagaggatatttacatatttaaatcaaaaaacaattaatcgatcACCAAAATAGTTGATGGGGTAAtggattaatcattgattaattgttgcagctctggtGTATTTATTCCGTTTCTTCTTTCAGTAGTACTAAACAAGCGACGCACTTTTAATTCGGctattcattttcttcttcacacatgttgaattgtgcaaatagCAAAGTAACATTGTTGTTAGCATAGAAACCTGCTAGcattattaaatgaaattatAGCACTAGTGAATGAAACGATGAAACGCGCTAgcattattaaatgaaatgatgaaacatgctagcattattaaatgaaatgatggaACGTGCTAAATTATTAAATGTGCTAGCACTATTGAATGAAATTATGAAACGTGCTAGcatcatcaaattaaattattaaacaTGCTTATTAAACGTGCTAgcattattaaatgaaatgagGAAGCGTGCTAAATTATTAAACGTGCTAgcattattaaatgaaatgatgaagcgTGCTAAATTATTAAACGTGCTAgcattattaaatgaaatgatgaaaagtGCTAAATTATTAAACGTGCTAgcattattaaatgaaatgatgaaacgTGCTAAATTATTAAACGTGCTAgcattattaaatgaaatgatgaaacgTGCTGAATGATTAAATGTGCTAgcattattaaatgaaatgatgaaaagtGCTAAATTATTAAACGTGCTAgcattattaaatgaaatgatgaaacgTGCTGAATGATTAAACGTGCTAgcattattaaatgaaatgatgaaacgTGCTAAATTATTAAACGTGCTAtcattattaaatgaaatgatgaaaagtGCTAAATTATTAAACGTGCTAgcattattaaatgaaatgatgaaacgTGCTAAATTATTAAACGTGCTAgcattattaaatgaaatgatgaaaagtGCTAAATTATTAAACGTGCTAgcattattaaatgaaatgatgaaacgTGCTAAATTATTAAACGTGCTAtcattattaaatgaaatgatgaaaagtGCTAAATTATTAAACGTGCTAgcattattaaatgaaatgatgaaacgTGCTAAATTATTAAACGTGCTAtcattattaaatgaaatgatgaaaagtGCTAAATTATTAAACGTGCTAGtattattaaatgaaatgatgaaacgTGCTGAATGATTAAACGTGCTAgcattattaaatgaaatgatgaaaggTGCTAAATTATTAAAtgtgttaatattattaaatgaaatgatgaaaggTGCTGAATGATTAAACGTGCTAgcattattaaatgaaatgatgaaaggTGCTAAATTATTAAATGTGTTAgcattattaaatgaaatgatgaaaggTGCTGAATGATTAAACGTGCTAgcattattaaatgaaatgatgaaaggTGCTAAATCATTAAATGTGTTAgcattattaaatgaaatgatgaaacgTGCTGAATGATTAAACGTGCTAgcattattaaatgaaatgatgaaaggTGCTAGCATTATTCATTGGTGATCAGATGTCGTGTCACTCTCCCTGCACACAAGCCTCCCTCCCCTCTGTGGGGCTCCTCCTACCTGTCTCCTGGCTCCGCCTCCAGTTGGTCTCAGGCAGCCTGAGCACGTGCAGcgacgcatgcacatggccgTGGCGTGTGAAGTGAGGAGAGATTTAAAGACACGCAGCCATAAACACTCCACGCgctgttctctctctctctctcggtcTCGTGCTCTCGCTCGCTTGTTTTGACCGCCCCGGCCCCGGCGCTTATTAATAATTGGCCGGGATTGAATGCCGATTGCGTTCCTGACGCTGAGAAACGTTGATCACATGCAAAAGTGAAGCTGAGTCATAATATTCCTATCTCGTGGTGTGTTTGGGAGCCACATTTGAGGGAAATTTCAGGTTGTTAGCGCTCTGTCgaggacacaggagggctttgtCGCTGCGGTTTTATCCTCTTTTAAACTCAAATGCTGACTCACTAGCCTGTGGGAACGTCACACGCATCACAAAGCCTTCAGCGCTCCTCAGCTTGTCAGAAAGCTCTCTGAGACATCTTTGTCGGTGTCAGTGAACTCACCGTGAAGACAGTCGCTGGCCCCCGTGAGGCTCTGAGGCTGCGCCACCTCCAAACCCAGAAGAGACGGAGAAGACGAGGACGAGGGCGACGAGGACGAAGAGCCGGGCGGAGACGAGGGCGGCAGGCACTGGGAGCTCTGGTTGGGCACCGCCGACTGGGAGCTCTGGGAGGGGATCTGGGCCGAGCTGGAGCTGTTGTTGCTGTGCATGTTGCCCATTCCGTTTTCGGTCAGAAACTCCTCCAAGTCCATGTACTGCAGCTGGAAGAGGCCCCCGTCGGCGGCCAGGGTGCGATCCCACAAGAGAGGCCCCAGGAACTGGTTGAAATTCCCGCTTCCGCTTCCGCTTGCGCCGTTGCAGCCGCCGTTGCCGCTTATTCCGGCTGCGTTCCTCATGGGGCACACCCCCAACGAGTCCTCATCCAGGTCCAGAGCTCGGTCTTTGTCTAATCAACAGAAGGGGACACGATTGTTACGTCAAAAAACCCACAAATGTGCTCTGTTGACAGCTGTCACTGGGGCCACgcccaaaaaaacacagaaatttAACAACTCCTTCTTCCATGCGAGGCATCGCAAAGAACTCATGCAAACATCGgagtcaacagcgcctctgctggttgcagcccagTACTGCAGCATACATGAGCCTTGTTGCCGGGTACACATAATCAAACTTTTTACATCGACTGGAAAAATATTGTGCTTTGCAAGGACCGCCCCTTTTGTTTCTCCAAAGGAAAGTGTAATGAATGTCCTTTGTACTTCTTTCAGCCGGTGTTCCTGCCTGCCATCAAAGGTGGAGACTGTGCAAGAAACGGACGGTAAAGTCACCGAGAGCTAAGGTTCAACCCCAATCTCCCGTATTTACCCCTCTTTACCAGTGCCCTCCCGTTTTAATACTCCCTTTTTCTGGAAAATGATCCTTATTTTCTAGGAAATGGTCCTTATTGTCtagaaaatgtcccttattttctggaaaatggcCTTTATATTTTGGAAAGTGTCCCTTATTTCCTGGAAAGTGTCCCTTATTTCctggaaaatgtcccttattttcaggaaaatgtaatgtcccttattttctagaaaatgtcccttattttgtggaaaaatgtatgtcccttattttctggaaaatggcCTTTATATTTTGGAAAGTGTCCCTTATTTCCTGGAAAATGGCctttatattttggaaaatgtcccttattttcaggaaaatgtAATGTCCTATATTTTCtagaaaatgtcccttattttgtggaaaaatttatgtcccttattttctggaaaatgtccctAATTTTCTAGGAAATGGTCATTGTCTGGAAAATgtaatgtcccttattttctggaaaatgccccttattttctggaaaatggcctttatattttggaaaatgccccttattttctggaaaataccccatttattttggaaaatatcccttattttctggaaaaggccccatttattttggaaaaagtcccttattttctggaaaatgtctcttattttctggaaaatgaccCTTATTTCCTGGAAAATGTAATGTCCCTTGTTTTCTGGAAAATGGCctttatattttggaaaatatcccttattttctggaaaatgccccatttattttggaaaaagtcccttattttctggaaaatgtcccttattttctggaaatgCAATAAGACTTATTTTCTGGAATAGCTAATGACTCTTGTTATCTGGAAAATGTAATGTCcctcattttctggaaaatgggctttatattttggaaaatgtccctttttttctggaaaatgtcccttattttgaaAGGCAAACGATGACAGGTGTGATCCTGAACTGGATGGAAACCTGGCGACGATGGCGTACTCCCGAGTGTTTCCACAAGAAAGAGAAACAAAGACGTCTCTCTCGCACGCAGATGGAGCAGATGGCGGGTGAGTTGCAGAATCAGCGCCgccagaaccagaaccagacCCCGTTAATGTGTGCTACCATCCCATATAcacaaactgctcagcacacAACACAGTTTGTTTGCCTTGCAATCTGGAGTCTAACTGCAGAGTGATTCTAATCCAAGGCTGGGGTCACGGAGGGGTCATGGCGTGTGGCTGAGCGTGTGATTGGTTCTGTGTTGCTATTATCATCATTTCATGCATCGTCGTGTCAGCCCACCTTTGATATCACAGGGGCTTCTCAGCCTCTGGTCCCCCTTCATGGGGTGCTGCAGGAGGGACTTGAGCCCCGCCATGGAGCTGAGGTGCCCCCCTGTGAGGGTGCCCGCGGGCTGGGTGCAAGTCCCAAACTGCGGGCTGGCgccggcaggcaagtccggggTGGGAAGCTGCTGGGTGAGCTGCCTGGACATCCTGGACCACACGGTGGGGGTGAGACACCTgtagggtgggggtgggggcgatTTGACCAATAGAAGTTTGGATGACTGTGCATGCAgggagggggggagggggggtggaaAGAAAGAGAGGGGAGGGGGGTGTTTATAGTGCTGCCAGTGTGCATTatgagtatatacagtattatatacagtatatcattttaaaagtacataaTTACCTTTATGTGATGACAAGTAGGCTCCCTTTATTTCCTCGTTTCCAAGTATTCCATTGCACTCCTCAGTGTGGGACGAAAAActaagcaaaaataaaaataaaaatgcgcCAACAACGGCAAGGAAAAAGGAGAATGTTATCCACAGGAAATTCAGGCCAAATAAAAAATGGACGAGGAGGGAAAAACCGTCGGTGTTGTCGTTGAAATGACAAGTTGATGTTTCTTCTCTGCTGTGCTCGCGCTGACTTGTCCGTGGCGGGGAAGGTGGGAGGAGGGACGGCGTGGAGTGGGCGGGGTCgtttcttccttcttcttcttctctggctggacttttttgctcatttgcatccgcgtgtgtgtgtccagcCGTGTCCTCTCCTCTAGCAAGCTCAGATGGAACGGACACGGGTGGATCATGTGACGTCACACGAGCACAAGAGCGGCGAGAAACGGGCGGGGTTATGTGAGCCCTGCTTGGTATTATTTATGAGACACGCCCACTCTCGTGCCACACCTCGAGGGGCAGACGGCTGTCACTTGTCCTCTGTTTGTTTACACTGCAGCAATAACGCTGGCTTTCTTTTAACCTTCACAAATCCAGCGTTTTTCATGCCCACCTCCTTTTAGTTGGCTGTCAAGAGAGTCAAGAGAGTTCCCTCCCTAAAGCCAATGAAAACGTGAgaacgttgttttttttcccaggccACTTGAACGCACCAACACGTTGCCTCCTGGTGTACAATAGGCACCCCAGCCTCACGTGTACCGAGCACGCAGCCAAGCCTAGCCGAGCCTCGTCTGCTCGGAGGCTCTCGCTCCCATTGGCCAGAGAGCAGCAGCGACGAGCGCCCATTGGACAGAAGTAGGTCGGCTCGGCCCGCCCACTCGGATTTCCTCCGTGCATGCGAGTGCCGCGTGAGAGCAGAGTtggaaacaggaaaaaaaaaaacccgagcACATGCAAAACAGCGCGCCCGCCACAGGAATCCAACTTCTCAGAGACGGATGTGCTCAAGTGGAGGAGTAAACACTTTGACAGGCTTGGAGCCACTTGGCGGTGAATAATTTACAGTATGCGCACGCACGTGACTTTGAAGGATACTACAATttttacaagatttttttttttttacgtttttgttAAATTTGCAAACATTGTGTGTATTTACAGCATTGATGGACATATAGACATACGTGGGGGGCCGGGGAGGGGGGGTTATAAAACACAATACATTGGACATAGAGGGAGGGATTTGTCACTAAATGACAGGTGGGCTGCAAAAAACTATTCATCAAATATGAGagggaaaaacaacaaccaagaTAGCGATAAGTAAAATAAATTGTACGTGTATGTGTCCAAAAAcactgaaagacaagttgtaCCTAGTGTTGTGGTCACCAGGCAtcagattacattacctttcacaccgcATGGAGCCCAGCCAACGTATCATGGCTGAGATCaagtgggggcgggggggggtaatggttctcctctcattccgtgtggaagtggtacgtttttggcttctttgtcttccttccccactctgtttgaaacactttcttaggtTTATAATAAgccaattggagaggctaacgaGGTAACTAGCGGTGGCCGCCTGTTATGCCCCTGCAGTGATACCCTAGCTTGCGcattgtgatgtaaacaaagaataataggagtgtaaaagtgactataggggtgttagtttatgtctacagggctctaataatgttaaaacgcgTATTTTGGAGAGTCAATCAGGTTTTCtaggtcttattttctcttattagcATTAGGATTTGAGGCGGAGCTGTCATGAATGCTTGACCTCCGGTATGCAGAGacataaaagacaaataaaaaactTTTCATAAACACGGGCTGGTGCAGGTGCTCACGGCTGTGCAGGATACAGGCAACAAAAGGTGACAAgagaaaaaggctctgtgaaaacacaaacagtagacttggcagaagcaacaggtaAGGTGACCGTGCACGTGACAGCATGGGCGAAGGAAacagactataggggtgttatttcatgtctagagggctttattattgtttaaaagcatatttaaaaggtggtaaataggtcttctatgtcttattttctcttattatgtctactatattgggtaatatgggcataaagtgactataggggtgttatttcatgtctagagggctttattattgtttaaaagcatatttaaaaggtggtaaataggtcttctatgtcttattttctcttattatgtctactatattgggtaatatgggcataaagtgactataggggtgttatttcatgtcaagagggctctaataatgtttaaaagcatatttaaaaggtggtaaacaggttttctatgtcttattttctcttattatgtctactatattgggtaatactgtATGGGcataaagtgactataggggtgttatttcatgtcaagagggctctaataatgtttaaaagcatatttaaaaggtggtaaacaggttttctatgtgttactttctcttattatgtctactatattggctcataggagtgtaaaggtgactataggggtgttatttcatgtctagaggactctaattatgttgaaaagaacatttagaaagccataaacaagttttctatacTCTACTATGAAAAGCGGGCCCACGGTGACATCAgcactgaggaggaggaaatggccgtctctggtgagtagatgtatttcaCTTTAAGGATTTTAATCATTTTGTCCCGTTATTAGATAACATGCGACGTGCATGTGAAATGCGttggaaaaaggaaaaagaaaaaatacaaaaaactaaaaggaaaaaattgaaaaaaagaaaagaaaacaagacaaaaaaagaacacaaaaaaggggaataaaagaaaagaaaaaaggtgaaaaacgaaaaaaagagaaaaaagaaaagaagaatggGGAAAACGAAAAGGGGAAAAAGaaataagcaaaacaaaagaaaaaatggaaaaaggaaaaaggggaaaaagaaaagaaaaaagtgtgaaagaaaaagataagagggaaaaaagaaaaaaaatgaagaaaaatggggaaaaaagaaaaaaaatagatatacaGTTTGCCCTCGCTACATAGCTGTTCACCTTTCACAACTCGCTGtttcgctgaattttttttgtgctttttgtttttttaacagtgtgtgaacatgcattgtgttctgcatcctgattggctaagggagaacccacgcattgtcttctgcgtacTGATTGGCCGTAGACCACTGTCACTCAATCTCCtttgtctcctgttgtggtcgtcgctagcaaactagctaaccgtgtgagctgttTGCTAAtcgccaataaacaacagaataAAAAGAAGCAGCAAACCATGTGACTCTGCTACGCGCTACGGCGGCGCCTCACTACAGCAGCATAATGCAGACTTTTTTAGAGGGACAAAAATCAACACATTTTTTGGGGCGTTTCTGTTAGGTTGCAGGTGATCTCGGAGTGTAAGTGGAGATCTACGCACCAGCGTTTTGCTACCCCCACTTTGCCGTCATGATTACGCTTGTAACAcgggggcgtccaaagtgcaagCCTGCGGCACAccctaaaaatatcattttactaGAAAACCtcaagttgtgatattatggggtaacactttacaataaggtacacgaAAATAcattagttactgaggaactaatgaaaaactaatgatGAAGGCACATagatttagactagttactgaggaactaatgaagaactaatgagtagagtagttactgagaaactaaggcatataaatttagactagttaccgAGAAACTATTGacgaactaatgaggaactaatgactaaggcacataaatttagactagttactgacaaactaatgaagaactaatgaggaactaatgagtagagtagttgctgaggaactaatgaggaactaattagtagagtagttactgagaaactaatAAAGAACTAACAAGGAagtaatgactaaggcacatacatttagactagttactgacaaactactgaagaactaatgaggaactagtgAGTAGAGTAGtggctgaggaactaatgagaactaatgagtaaggcacatcaatttcgagtagttactgaggaactaatgaagaattaatgaggaactaatgagtagagtagttaccgaggaactaatgaagaactaatgactaactaatgagtagtggtagGTTTGTTTGTCATCAacgactgtaattttgtgtaccttattgtaagtgttagcattatgagaaacaaaacaacagttgtcatttttgaaaaatgacatgGCGGAAAAAGtgagaatgttatgagaataaagcgatgattacgagaagaaaattgacgagaagaaacttgaaatcgttggaaaattaaagggaaaaaaacagcaaaaatggaaataaaaacatgtaattttacaagaatgaaagtcaaaatgttaagcaaaacaacagagaaaaaaagttgcaatttgatCAGAATAGAGGaggaatgaggaaaaataagtcattttagtagcatagagttgaaatattcgagaaaaaatatacaactttagaaaagttgtaatattgtcaaAATATCaggggaataacgtcataatattacgaaaagaaaatgtacaaaactaagaagaaagtttgaatatttggaaaatgaaaaagaacgAGGAACATGAATATTTGATGAAAGGAATTTGGATTTGTATGATAATTTCACAAAGTCCTGTGAAGAAAACAGGATAGCGTACTTCTACACCTGAACCGCTggacacaaaagggtgaaaatgtgtcaaaacacaaACCACGACTGTGtcacctgtgctattattttgatGACAAACTCACCACTTGGTGGCGCTGGTTTTCAACCCCCAAGGctaacacccccccacccaagAAGTGAGATTGACTTCAGATTTCTCACACAGCACTCCACAAAACACCCGCGgcaatttaaagctgttttctATTGGTGGCGTTACGTGGATACGGGTCACGTGGCACACAACTACACAACTCTCAGTCGTACTGAGATCACTCCTGCCTACTATGGACTGGATCATGGCAACGCTTACATGTGTGCTTTACTGCCACCTGGTGGAGCTGGAATAACAGCTTAAATACAGTCTTGGCAACGTACCTGCCTGAGCTCCTGCAGCCCCGCATCCCAAGTAGCAACAGCCTCCCCCTGCACATCAGCGATGCACAAACACTCGAGCACTTTAAAAACCTACCTCTTTTCACTGGCATGCAACAAAAACTGAACAAGCACACTGACTTTACTTTGTATATTTTAtggattgtttgttttttttagctaaagTCGCTAtctacatgtatttattttattgtttgattttatttttctcattgtCAACATAGCCTGTGCAGCACTggttgttttaaaatgtgctacTTAAATAAAGTTTGACTTGAATGAAGTTGACAGTGTGGGTGTCCACAGCCAACGCCCGATctccttccaatattttccaGGTCAGACACCGAAACTCCATTATTGCCAAATAATATACTAGCCTATGGAGAGAAATTTTTCCAACAAATCTTTTTAGCCAatcaaagaaaaacacactttgcaaggggaaaaaaaatcaaactaaaaGTTGCACATCTTATTTTGGTTGCAAACTGATTTTGCTggcaaatgtcttttttttttgcacacaaaTCGTTTTGCTTACAAATCGTTTTTTTGGTTATAAATCTTTGTTTGCACAACTTACTTTGGTTGCAAATTGATTTAGCTAGCAAACCAATTTTTTTGGTTGCAAATCGTTTTGCTTGCAAATCTCATTTTTTGCTTACAAATCGTTTTTTGCTttgcaaattgtttttttctcttgcaAATCCGTTTTTGCTTgcaagttgttttttgtttgcgaattgttttttgcttgtaaatttttttttgcttaccttttttatatttgcagatTGTTTTTGCTTACAAATCTTGTTTGCACAACTTATTTTGGTTGCAAACTAATCATTTTGCTTGCAAATCCCGTTTTTTgcctgcaaatgtttttttgctttcCAAATTGTGTTCCCCTGCAAATCCGTTTTTGCTTGCAaaccttttttcttgcaatttttttccccttgcaaATCGTTTTTCTTTGCAAATcaatttttttgatttttttttttcaaatcgtGAAGTCGCATtggaagtattttttttattggttagcttcagcataacaaaaataattcagAGACTgcattctaaaattgttggtcttgcttaaaattgcacacatttagttgtattgcaaattcattttaaaatgtggctttcatggctctcttagccaaaaaggtttcagacccctgccttagaggaaaactgcacattttggggaattttgcccaccatccacaGTTCTTATGTGACACATGAATACACTTTTCTCTATAAAAGCACTTAgaatgagggcgctaacaatGACTGTAATGGGACACTCCTACAGTATTTTGATGATAAAGGCCTCTAAAAAGctccaaaaaggttttatatccatgctgtgagcaggtACAGGAGTAACCGCTACATTCTTCATAACATGCAATATTGACAATATTTTGGGAaattccttcctgggtgcattgatttcacatagcaacacgctccaatatgtagccttacctttcgctagtggcctgaggcattgtgagcgagtgtgtggtgaagatagttgctagccagctagtagctagccggtgtggcgaggcgaggtgtcactatgccagtactagttcttgggcgtagcaatgctaataataataatgtttctgTAGCGTGGGTTAATATGaaggtcacattatgtacagtaaatggagcgttgttggcgctttttggagtttttcttCCACAAGGTTTTGGTGGAATAGGTGCTTCCCATTACGTGTAATGAAGCGTAACAATGAGAGACAGGACGACAgtggacaaactgctctccattGGACAACTGAGGGGCAGcagagctcattctccaacagactcctccagttccgttccctcagtaaacgctacaggacttcattcattcctcaCGCCATCCAGCtagctctacaatacctcacccgTCTGTAAAAGATCATTCACAAAATTACTgcgctgtactgtctgccctcccttgtataaagtatacatgtacttgtatttacaatatttctacagactatttgtaaatatgcaaatcctGTATTCTTTTATTATACTTTATTCatattgctttgcttttttttttaaaagcgtgtttgttgttttcttctgcAACTGAGTCAgtgtaaccaagcaatttcccttgtggatcaataaagtccaAGTACTGTATTCTTAGCAGCCTCTTTTACCCGTTTTtatagaacgcacagaaaaaaaaaagatatgtgtTCATATGGAGAGAAATTTGTATCCTTTTatccaaacaataaaaaaaacgatttgcatgcacaaaaaaagttgcacacaaaaataatggatttgcaagcaaaaaaaaaaaaagagcttttaTTTGAAAACCTGGACGTTTTGTttgcaagttgttgtttttacctTGCAAAGATAAAGCCACACATTTTGGTCcacatgttcatgtctcacataaggattgtggatgatggacaaactgcccttttccttgaaatgtatcgcAGAGTCCATTGAGTAGGACGACTGAATGGACATTTGCAAAGACGAGAAACTAAAACACAAACCCCAGCATGAACAAGAACGGAAAACCAAAGTATTACACTCAAGGTTTATTCATTTCAAATATAATCAACTACTGgctttcagtaaataaagtGATAAAAATCTACtaaaactatatttttttttctttagaagaaaaaaaaaagcaaggtgTGAAAGAGGCGCGGACATTTCATATGTGAGGAAATGAAGGTCTTTCTttagaagaaaagaaaaggttaTGATTGCAAGTCAGCACACGCTAAAAAAGGTTGAGGGTTGAGACGGTTAGGTACATAAATACATGGAACAGTCCAATAGGTCCTTGTCATGAACACAACGTGAAGCACTGTAGAAATAATCACTGCTAAAAAGAGCATACAAAGAACATGAGAAAGCGTCGTGTTCTATCTCTTGGTACAAAAGCTAAGAAAATCTGAAAGAAATGAAGTGAACATTAAAAGCAAGGCTTTTTGTAAGTTTCTTCATTTTGGCAGGAGAGACCCTTTCTACTAATTAccatccactttttttttttttatctatagGTGATTATAATCACTAGGGAATATACTCTTAAATCAAGTTGACACTACAAACGTCTGGGATATACTTGAATAAGCCGTCACATATCAATCACCTCAGCAAAAAACTGGACCAGAGAACAAACATGCACTGACAAACTATCAACAAATGTCTTAGTCCCAAAGTCCCTACGCCTAAGAAAAGCACTTTACATATGGAAACTCCTCAGGGCTGCTACATGAACAAGACAAAAGTACACAGCAGAGACACACTTTATCATACAGCAAGAGGTGTACGCGGGACGCTATGGGGAGGTGCAGCTAACATTATGATCTAAACTTGTGTCTGCCAAGCATAGTGTCAATGCACTTAAGGGTTAGTGATCCTATGGAAACAGTCACATC
It contains:
- the dbpb gene encoding D site albumin promoter binding protein b, with the translated sequence MSRQLTQQLPTPDLPAGASPQFGTCTQPAGTLTGGHLSSMAGLKSLLQHPMKGDQRLRSPCDIKDKDRALDLDEDSLGVCPMRNAAGISGNGGCNGASGSGSGNFNQFLGPLLWDRTLAADGGLFQLQYMDLEEFLTENGMGNMHSNNSSSSAQIPSQSSQSAVPNQSSQCLPPSSPPGSSSSSPSSSSSPSLLGLEVAQPQSLTGASDCLHGSQTSMNDSCESPSSSSSPSSSCPPLLTPTGSGPDGMGMFDMDPSDIILSNGPGQQNFDPRRQSFSEEELKPQPMVKKARKILVPDNMKDEKYWSRRYKNNEAAKRSRDARRLKENQISVRAAFLERENAALRQEVAEMRKELGRCRSILSKYENRLADQ